A stretch of DNA from Paracoccus methylovorus:
CGCAGGACCCGCAGCACCCGGAATATGGCAATATCCAGATGGTCTTTACCGCCAATCCGACCCAATTGCGGCAATGGGTGGTGACCGACGACACCGGCAAGCGCACCACGGTGATTCTGGGCGACATGCAGACCGGGGTTTCGATTCCCGCCTCGGCCTTTGCCATCCAGAACGAAATCGCCCGGCGCAAATAGCCGGGCGACGCGCTTCACCTGCGTCTACAGCATTTCGGTAAAGCGCAGAAATGCTGTAGATCTTTGTTTCTCATTTCCCGGCGCAAGACGGATATCCGCTTTGCCGGAAATGCTTTAGCGACAAGAGGCGAGCTGGGCGCGATAGGTTTCGGCCCGGGTCTGGACGTTGCCGGCCACGTTCATCAGCCAAGGCTTCGAATTATGCGAGCCTCTGGCAAAGCCCGAGCGTCCTTCGTGATAGGCCAGATACTGCGCGCCGGCATCCCATTTGGAAACACCCAGCACCCGCGCCGTATCGTTCATATACCAGCCCATGAAATCGGTGGCGTCGCGGATATTGTCGCGCCGCGCACCGCGATTGCCGGTCTGTTTGCGGTAATCGTCCCAGGTGCTGTCCAGCGCCTGACTATAGCCATAGGCCGAGCTTTGCCGCCCGATGGGAATGATCCCCAGCGCATATTGATGCGGCGTGCGGGCGTTGCCGATGAATTTCGATTCCTGATGGATGGTCGCCATCTGGACATGGACCGGCACGCCCCATCGCCGCTCGGTCGCCTTCATGGCGCGCATATAAGCCGGACGTTCCGACGCGATGGCGCAGGCGTTTTCCAGATTGCGCGGTGCCTTGTAGTTCCCGCCCCCTCCGCAAGAGGCAACCAGCCCGACGATGGCGAGCTTTAGAAACCTGTTCATACTGCCCTCATGTTTTTGTGGGCAGAATAAGCGAATTTTCCGGGCGCGCGCAAATGACAAAGCCTCGACCCGGCCTAGCTGCGCAGGACCGAGACCGATTTGACGATGGCGTGGCAGGTGCTACCCGGTTGCAATTGCAGCGCCTTGACCGATCGCGGGGTGATTTGTGCAAGCATCCGCTCATGCTGCTGATCGGTCCCCAGCGCCAGTTGCACCAGCCCGTCCTGTACCCGAGTCACCGTGACGGGCAGGATGTTCAGCGCCGACAGGCCCTGCGGGGCTGCACGGGCAAGGATCACCTCATGCGCAAGGATTCGCAGGCGCAGCACCCGTCCGGGGGCAAGGTTCAGGTCGGGCAGCAGCATCGGCCCGCCAGCCGTTGTCACCCGTGTCATGCCGTCCGCCTCGGGGCCTTCGACCGTGGCGTGGATCAGGGCGCCGGCCTCGCGCGCGCCCAGTTGCGGAGCCAGTTCCGGATCGGCAAGAATCGCGGTCAACGGGCCGGAGTGGATCACCCGTCCTTGTCGCATCAGGACAACCGTGGTCGCCAGCCGCAGCACCTCGGGGACCGAGTGGCTGACGTAAAGGATCGGCAGGCGGATTTCGTCCCGCAGCCGCTCCAGCCATGGCATGATCTCGGTCTTGCGGGTCTCGTCCAGGGCGGCCAGCGGCTCGTCCATCACCAGCAGCGCCGGGTCCGACAGCAATGCCCGGCCGATGGCAGTGCGCTGGCGTTCGCCCCCCGACAGTGTGCCGGGGCGGCGCTGCAACAGCGGTCCCAGCGCCAACATCTCGACGATGCGGTCAAAGTCTCGTGCCGCACCCCGCCGCCAGCGCGAGGGATAGCGCAGGTTCGCCGCCACGGTCATATGCGGAAACAGCCGCGCATCCTGGAAAACGCAGCCGATGCGCCGGGCCTGTGGCGGCAGGTTAGTGCGGTCGTCGAACAGCACGTGCCCGTCCAGCGAAATCCGTCCCTGATCGGGGCGCA
This window harbors:
- the modC gene encoding molybdenum ABC transporter ATP-binding protein, whose translation is MLEVTFRHKFPGLALDVAFDAPGGVTALFGPSGCGKSTAINAIAGLMRPDQGRISLDGHVLFDDRTNLPPQARRIGCVFQDARLFPHMTVAANLRYPSRWRRGAARDFDRIVEMLALGPLLQRRPGTLSGGERQRTAIGRALLSDPALLVMDEPLAALDETRKTEIMPWLERLRDEIRLPILYVSHSVPEVLRLATTVVLMRQGRVIHSGPLTAILADPELAPQLGAREAGALIHATVEGPEADGMTRVTTAGGPMLLPDLNLAPGRVLRLRILAHEVILARAAPQGLSALNILPVTVTRVQDGLVQLALGTDQQHERMLAQITPRSVKALQLQPGSTCHAIVKSVSVLRS
- a CDS encoding transglycosylase SLT domain-containing protein, with the translated sequence MNRFLKLAIVGLVASCGGGGNYKAPRNLENACAIASERPAYMRAMKATERRWGVPVHVQMATIHQESKFIGNARTPHQYALGIIPIGRQSSAYGYSQALDSTWDDYRKQTGNRGARRDNIRDATDFMGWYMNDTARVLGVSKWDAGAQYLAYHEGRSGFARGSHNSKPWLMNVAGNVQTRAETYRAQLASCR